The genomic DNA GACGGGTTCACCATCAAAAGTAACCTTGCCCGACACCTGCGACATCGCGGGTCCGCTGCTGCCACAGCCGATCGATGCGAGTGTCAGCAGCGCGACTGGCAACAAGGCAAATAGTTTGGTTTTCATGCAAATAGAACTCATTAGAGAAAGTTGACTCGTTAACGATCGAAGGCTGCTTAAGGATTGTCGCTGACGACTTCGCCATTGTCGATCGTCGCCATCGCACGATAGACGTCCAACTGGATCGTTTCGGACAGGAACTGAGTCGAACCATCGATTCGGAAACACTGCACACCGCCAGGATGTCGGCTGCGCAACGAGTTACGAGTCTCATCGGCACCGATCAAGCTGATGCAAGGCAGGTCGCGATAGGTGGTCGATTTGCAGGTGTAGTGTTGATCGGGAACCGGTGTGTTGGGAGCTTCCATCGCGGTGAAACCGTATCCACCCCAACGACCACCACCCCAGTATCCGCCAGCACCGCCCCAACCGCCGGTGTCGCCACCGCCACGGATCGATTCACCGCCCATCAGCGAGGTCGACGTTCCGTCGGTCACCGACGAGAACTTGGTGTCGGAATAAGCGTAGATCAAACCACGCCCACGAGCGGTGTGATACATGTATTGGTCGCCGGTGCACATGACATAGTTGCCTTGGAAACCAGCTCCGCCAGATCGCACGCCACCGTTGGCGCCAAGACCAGGAGTCGCGGTGTCCGATGGACACAACAACGCGGCGATCTGCCGGTCCTTGATCGTAACGTCGACATCCATAATCCACTCTGGATTCTGTTGTTCGTACAAGTCTTGCATGTTTCCTTCTTCGAAGAAGGGCAGCAACCGCTGCATCCAGCAATCGCGTTTACGCGTGACCATCCCGCTATCGACGTAGCCGTAGGGAAACTTGCGGAACGTATCGTGGTAGTTGTGCATCGCCAGGCCCAGCTGTTTCATATTGTTAGAACAGCTCATTCGGCGAGCCGCTTCACGGGCCGCTTGGACCGCTGGCAACAACAGGCCGACCAAAATTCCAATAATGGCGATAACCACTAACAATTCGACTAGGGTGAACGCACGCCGCGTCGGGGCATAGGTTTTCATCAAAATACTCTCAGAAAGGAAAGAAATCAGGAAAGCGGAAGTAACAGGCAGGCCCGGTAGGAATGTCGAGCGACTGCTGGAACGCTGGGCGCCAAAAAAAAGAAACGCCTCAGCCAGTGCCGACCTACCGGTAATGCAAACTTAATACCATCCCCCCCAACCGCAACCACCCAAGAAGAACAGGTCTCTTTCACCAACGGTGCTACCCATTTTTTTTGAGGTGCGGATTCCCACACCAACGCCTCCTTAACGAGGGCTGCTTCACGAAAAAGAATTCAACTTTTTTCAATTTCGTTGGAGCATCCGGTGCCGGCTTGGAGGGAGTGGCAACGATTGTTGACGCGCGGAGCATGCGATCTGAGCATCGCCGCCTAAGAATTGACCATTTGTGCAGCATCACGCTCCCGCCCCCCAAAATGCCGATTTGGCGAGCGTCGATCTAAATCGCGCCCGATCGAGGCTTTGCCAGAACATCCAGCGGGCAATCGCTCCGTAAATCGAGCAGCCGATGGCGGAGCGGTGTGTCGCATTTCAAGAAAAGATGGCAAAATTTGGAGCTGACGGGGGCCGAACACCGCTTCGGACATGGATTACGGTCGCCCATATGCCCTCTTCAAAGCAGCCGTGCTAGTAGCCAACGGTGGGAACGTCTACCATTCCGAACATCAGAACCTTAATAATATCTGCGATTTGAAGATTAATAGAACAATGGAAAAGACGAAGGTTGCAATCGTTGGGCTGGGTACCGTGGGAACCGGTGTGGCGAAGCTGTTGTTGGATCACGGCGATCGCACGGCGCGGCACGCCGGCCGCACGCTGTGGCTGCAACGGGCGGTAGTTCGCGATGCCAGCAAGCCTGAATACGCTGATTTGCCCGAGGGAGTTGTCACCGAAGACCTCGACGATGTCCTCAACGATCCGGAAATCAAAGTCGTCGCACAATTGATCGGCGGCTTGGAACCGGCCCGCACGATCATGCTGAAACTGCTCGAAAGCGGCAAAGACGTCGTCACCGCCAACAAAGCCCTGCTGGCCGAACATGGCCCCGAACTGTTTGGTCGCGCTCGCGAATTGGGACAGTGCATCGCGTTCGAAGCGGCCGTTGCCGGCGGCATCCCGATCATCACGAACATCAGCCAGTGCCTGTCGGCCAACCAGATCCTATCGCTCGAAGGGATCCTCAACGGGACCAGCAACTTTCTGGTCACGCAGATGGATCGCCTGGGGATGTCCTTCGACGACGCTGTCGCCCAGGCGCAGGAACTTGGATATGCCGAAGCCGATCCGACGATGGACGTCGACGGCACCGATGCCGCTCAAAAACTGGCGATCCTCGCCCACCTCGCCTTTGGTGCCCATCCACGCTGGGCCGACATCCCGCGTCTGGGCGTCGACCAATTGGACCCAGCCGACCTGCAGTACGCTCGCGAGCTGGGATATCGCATCAAGCTGCTAGCTGTCGCCCGCTTGGGCAGCGAAGGGCTCGAACTACACGTCTCTCCCACGCTGGTCAAAGCGGGAACGCCGCTGGCCGAAGTCCAAGATGCGTTTAACGCGATCGCGGTCTGCGGCGATGCCGTCGGCCCCGTCTTCTACCACGGTCTCGGCGCTGGCCAGATGCCAACCGCATCGGCTGTCGTCGCCGACATCATCGACACCGCAGTCGGACGCACGCGGCTGACCTTCCAGACGCTAAAGCAGTTCAACGGAGACGAACAGCCGCGTGTCAGCTTGCGTCCGTTCAGCGAACTCCCCGGACGGTATTATCTGCGTCTGCACGTCACCGATTCCCCCGGCGTGTTGGGCGAGATCACTGGAGTTCTGGGACGTCATCAGGTTTCGATCGCATCGGTGATCCAACACGAACCTGCCAGCGATGGGACCAACGATGTTGTTCCATTGGTGATCATGACCCACAGCGCTCCCGAAGGAGCCGCCGGTCGCGCCGCCAACGAGATCGAAAACCTCGATTGCGTCGTCGGCAAGGTGGTTCGCTTGCGAGTCAAAGTCGGCGAATAAGAACTTCGCCCCAACGTGAGCCGGCCACTCCCCGCACTTCACCCGCCCAGCGCAGCTGGGAGGATCGAAAAACGAGCGTCTAGCGAGTTTTTCGGGGAGGGCCCACCGACGCCGGATCCGCTGCACTTCCCTCCCCCAACCACGCTCCGCGGGTTCGACCCTCCCTGAGGGAGGGTGAAGACGAGCGCAACGGCCTGAGCGTCTCAAACTCCCGCGTTTCACCCGCTCAGCGGAACGCTGGGAGGGTCGAAAAATGAGCGTCTAGCGAGTTTTTCGGGGAGGGCATACCGCTGTCGGATTTGCCGCACTGCGATCCCCGAACCACGCTCCGCGGGTTCGACCCTCCCTGTGGGAGGGTGAAGTTGAGTGCTACAGGATCGGGGTTTGACGCGGGCGGCCGCCGTCGCGGTCGATCTGCACCGTTAGATGCCGCCGCCATTGCTCGTCGTTTGTCTCGGGGAAGTCGTTGCGGAAGTGAACGCCTCGCGACTCCTCACGGGCCAGCGCGCTGGCGGCCATCAAGCGAGCGGTCAGCAGCATGTTCTGCAACTCCCAACCCTCGACCGAATCGAACTGCCGCGGCAACGCATAACTGCAATAGGACTCCAGCGAATCGAGCGCCTGACGCAGCGACGCGGCATCGCGTTGCACGCCACACAACCGCCCCATCAGGCTTTTCATCGCGTTGCGAATGTCACCAATATCAAGCGGTTCCACGGGGGCAGATGTCGCTGGTCCTTCGATCTTAAGCGCTTCGTAGCGGTCGGGCATTTCAGCCGCAGCCCGCGCGGCACCTTCGCCGGCATGGGCTCCGTAGACGAGTCCCTCTAACAAACTGTTCGACGCCAACCGATTCGCGCCGTGCAGCCCGCTGCTGGTCACCTCTCCCGCCGCCCACAATCCCGGCAGCGAAGTCCGGCCTTCGATATCGACCGAGACACCGCCGATCATGTAGTGGGCGCCGGGACGAACCGGAATCCGATCCTGGGTGATATCCAAACCGAATTCTTGGCAGACCTTGGCGATCCCAGGGAATCGCGACTTCACCTCTTTCGGATCCAGATGGTTCAGGTCCAAGTAGACGCACGGATGCTGAGTCTTGCTCATCTGGCAGACGATCGATTGGCTGACCACATCGCGCGGTGCCAGTTCGCCGCGGGGATCGTATTCGGGCATAAACCGATGCCCCGAGGCATCGACCAAATGCGCCCCTTCGCCTCGAACCGCTTCGGTGATCAGGAATCGGGAACTGCCGGCGATGTAGAGGACCGTCGGATGGAACTGCATCATCTCCATGTCGCGCAATTCGACACCTGCCCGGTAAGCCGCAGCGATCCCATCGGCAGTCGCTACCGGTGGGTTCGTCGATTCGCGGAAGATCTGCCCACAGCCACCGGTGCACAGGATCGTCTGCTTGGCCCAAACCAGGGTCGGCTTGTCGGTCCCGACGCCCAGGGCGGCGCCGTGGCAGCGTCCTTCATGGGTTAACAGATCCATGGTGAAGGCGTTTTCCATGATCTGGATGTTCTGCCGTTCGCGCGTCCGCTGGATCACCGCCCGCATCACCTCGCGTCCGGTGGCATCTCCCAAGGCGTGGACGATCCGCTGGTGGCTGTGCCCTCCCTCGCGGCCGAGCATCAGCGAGCCCTCTTGGTGCGAATCAAATCGCGTCCCCCAAGCGATCAGCTCTTCGATCCGGCGGGGGGCTTCGCGAATTACCGTGTCGACGACCGATCGATCGCACAGATTGCCGCCGGCGTTCAAAGTGTCCTGAACGTGATTCTCAAAAGAATCGGTTTCGTCGATCACGCCGGCGATCCCGCCCTGAGCGTAATTGCTGTTCGATTCCTGGATCCGATCCTTGGTCACGACCAGGACCGATTGGTTCGCCGCTGCAGCATTGGCGGCTCGCAAACCCGAAAGCCCCCCACCAATAACCAAGAGGTCGGTGAAGCGATGCAGGGCCCGTTTTGGATGAAAAGCGACCAGATAGCGAGGTGTCATAGATTCTGCGGCCGGCGCGAGAGGAGATGATGGGTGCGAGGATCAAGGTTGCAGGAAGTGGCGTGGGAAAAGCCCGCATCTGCGTTAATTCGCCTCACCGATCCGATTGGACCCTTGTGTCGAATACGTTAACATTTTGCTAAATATAGTCGAGTATTGGGCCTCAATCATTGGTAGACTACGGCTGAAATGGCGGGAAAGGCCTACCTTTGCTCGGCATCTCGCGATTGTCGTCCCCGCAAATCGCTCAATTTGAATGGCCTTACCAAGGTCAACGCCCTCCCTTCGAAGCACCATGATTGCCACAGCGGATCAATCCTCCCAGCCCCCAGCCGCAGATCGTTCCAGCAAAACGATCCGCTTTCATGGCGCGGCAGGGGAGCGTGTTGGTAGCATTTCGAGGGCGGCCGAGCGATCATCAGAAGGAGTTCCCCGCCACGGCAGGCAGTCAAACTCTCCCATTTCTGCACAAGAAATGGCTCAGCGGTGCGAAGAGGAACATGGTTTGCGGTCTCAATTACCATTGAGTTGGAAACTCACGACGGGCAGCCCAGCGCCCGCGACCTGCCAACGATCCTTCAATTCCCTAGCGGAAACACCAAATACATGAGTTATCGACCCGCCCGCAAACGACGCCGCCCACGCATGAGCCTCAGCTTCCTGCCGACGATGCTGACCCTGGGCAACGGGGCCTGTGGCATGGCTAGTATCGCCATGGCTTATAATGCCGAACTGAACTGGTCGACCGAAAACAAGCTGTTTGCTGCCGGTTGCCTGATCTTCGCCGGCATGTTGTTCGACGCGTTTGACGGTTGGGCGGCCCGAGCGACCAAGCAGACCAGCGAGTTTGGTGCGCAATTGGACAGCCTGTGCGATGCGATCACCTTTGGCGTCGCCCCCGCGGTGCTGGTCTGGCAATACTCCAACGTCCTGCCACTGCGGGTGATCTACCCAATCGGCGTCCTCTTTACGCTCTGCACAATCCTGCGACTGGCTCGATTTAACGTCGAAACGCCAAGCGACGACGCCGAGGACCACGCTTATTTCGAGGGTTTGCCAAGCCCTGCTGCTGCGGGCACGATCGCCACCTTTGCGATCGCCACGCCCGAACTCTCGGCCATGCAGACATCCGTTGCCGATCCACGAGCTCAAGAATTGGCGGCCACCGTCCTGGCCAGCTGCCAATACCTTTTGCCAGCTCTGGCGGTAATATTAGCTTACCTGATGGTATCGCGATTTCGGTACGAGCACTTTGTTCCGAAATGGCTCGGCGGACACTGGTCTCCATTCCAGATCGGCCTGGCCCTTTTTGCTATTATGACAGTCGTGGTCGTGAAGGAATTAGCCCTGCCGCTGATGTTCTGCTACTACGCCTTTGAATCCCCGATCCGGAATTGGATGCGTCTGCCTGAATCGGCACGCGCAAGCGGTTAGCATCCCCCCCCCCTGCGAACCTCTCATTACCCAACAATCCCCCAACGGAATTGAAGAACAATGGAAATCGACGTCGCCCCGGCGGAAGACGAAAAAACTCAGCAGGCTGCCCCATCGCGCTCCGGTTCGAAAGTGAAGGCTGAGCGAGCGCAGTTGTACAAGCAACTGGCCCCCGCCTACGAAGTCCTCTTCCCGTTGGTCATCCGCAACCACATCCGCACCAGCATTCAATCGTTGAACATCCCCGAGGGAGCCAAGGTGCTCGAAGTCGGGATTGGGACCGGAATCTCGATGCCGGTCTATCCCCAGCACGCCAAGATCACCGGGATCGACCTCTCCGAACCGATGCTGGAAGTCGCTCAAAAACGGATCCAACGCGAGGGTTGGGATCATTTTGACCTGCGGGCGATGAACGCCGAACAGCTCGATTTCCCCGACGAAAGCTTCGACTTCGTGACCGCTTTTCACGTCGTGACCGTCGTCTCGAAGCCGCAAAAGATGATGGCGGAGATCACGCGGGTCCTCAAACCGGGCGGCCGTCTGCTGGTCATCAACCACTTCCGCAGCCGCCGCAAGTGGATCGCCAACATGGTCGATCGCGCCGACAGCGTCACCCGGCACCTCGGCTGGCGGACCAATCTCGAATGCCAATCGATCGTCGAGAATCTGCCGCTGGAAGTCGAGCACCGCTACAAATCGTCTCCCTTCTCGCTCTTTACGATCGTCAAGGCGAAACGCTGCTAGACGTCTCGGCATTGGTGGAAGCGTTTCCGACTTCCCCCGACGCGAACCCTCGCGGTCGCTGCCGGCTCCTAACCGACAGGACGCGAATCCCGATGGAGTCCACCGACGGCCCTCTTTAAGGGGCCTATCGCGTCGGCGTTTGAGCGATCGTTGCTCGAGCTGCGTGGGACAAACTCCAGCCGTCTCCTTCGCAGGCCCCTTTATCATCCCCGCGGGCTTAGAATAATAGGCAGTAGGCAGAGGCGTTCTTAAATTCAACCCGCTGCCCGCTTGAGCCACCCTTCCTCGACGACCAGATTGGTCAAATCAGGTGTTTCCGATATATGAGTTCCCCGTTCAACAGCGTCCCCGAAGCCGTTGATGCGATCGCGCGTGGCGAAATCGTGATCGTTCTCGATGCCGAGAATCGTGAAAACGAAGGCGACTACATCTGCGCGGCCGAAAAAGCGTCGATCGAAAACGTCAACTTCATGCTCTCCGGACGCGGCCAGCTGTGCGTCGCCGTCCTCCCCGACGTCTGCAATCGCTTGGATCTGCACCCGTTGGTCGAACGCAACGACGCACCTTTGAAGACAGCCTTCCAGACGCCCGTCGATCATCGCAACGCCAAGACCGGCATCACCGCGGCCGAACGTTCCGAAACGATCCAGGCGCTGATCCAACCCCACAGCCACGCCGAAGACTTTGTCCGCCCCGGGCACGTCTATCCGCTGCTGGCGAAAGAGGGAGGCGTGTTGCGTCGGGCTGGGCACACCGAAGCTGCTGTCGATCTCGCCCGCATGGCGGGGCTGGAACCAGCCGGTGCGCTCTGCGAAGTCCTCAACGAATCGGGGGACCGCGCCACCCGCGACGATCTGCTGGCTCTGGCCAAGAAACACAACCTGAAGATCATCACGATCGAAGAACTGATCGCCCATCGCCGGGTGAATGAAAAGCTGGTCTCGCGGAACGCACAAGCCGATCTACCGACATCGTTTGGCGACTTTAAGATCATCGTCTACGACGTCCAGTTCGAAGACCAAGAACCGATCGCGCTGGTCTACGGCGACCTCGCCTCCCAAGACGGCCCGCCGCCGTTGGTGCGAATGCACAGCAGTTGCTTCACCGGCGACCTAGTCGATTCGCTTCGCTGCGATTGCGGCGACCAATTGAAGATGGCGTTGAAGGTGATCAGCAGCGAGGGACGCGGTGCGTTGGTCTATCTGCCGCAAGAGGGACGTGGCATCGGGTTGGCCCAGAAGATCCGCGCCTACGCCTTGCAAGACCAAGGGCTCGATACCGTTGAAGCCAACCACGCGTTGGGCTTCAAAGCCGACATGCGCGACTACGGCATCGGGCTGCAGATCCTCAAAGACCTCGGGCTCCGCGAAGTCCGCCTGCTGACCAACAATCCCAAGAAGACCGAAGCCTTCAATCTCCGCGGCTTCGATCTGCAGGTCGTCGATCAAGTGCCGATCATCTCCGAATCGAACGTTCACAACGCGCGTTACTTGCAAACCAAGCGAGACAAGATGGGGCACCAATTGCCCAGCGATCCGGTCGAGTCGGCCGAATGAACCGCGAGGCGCAGGAAGCTTGGCGGCCGCGACGGATCGCCGTAATCGGTGTCGGTTTATTAGGCGGTTCGGTCGCGTTGGCAGCGAAGCGCCGCTGGCCCGACGCAACGCTTGTCGGTTCGTCTCGCAAGCCCGAGACGCGGCAGACGATGCTCGACCTACAAGTCGTCGACCACGCGTTTGCCGATGCGATCCAGTGTGTCGCCGATTGCGACCTGATCATCATCGCAGCCCCCGTTGGCCACATCGCGCGGTTGCTGCCCGAGATCGCCGATGCCAGCGATCCCAATGCGATCATCACCGATGTCGGCAGCACCAAACATGAAATCGTGACGGCAGCCGAATCGCACCCCGCCGCGGCGCTGCGGTTTGTCGGATCGCACCCGATCGCCGGCAGCGAGCGAACGGGAGTCGAAAACGCTTCGGTCGATCTGTTCCAAGGCAAGCTATCGATCACCACACCGACCGACCAAACCGATCCGATCCGCCACGACCGCGTAAAGCAGTTTTGGCAAGAGATCGGTTGCCGCGTGATCTCGATGAGTCCCGCCGACCACGACCTCGCATTGGCTTCTGCCAGCCATATGCCGCACATCGCATCAGCCGCTTTGGCCCTGGCGCTGCCACAAGAATTTGCCCATCTGACCGGATCGGGATTCCGCGACGCGACGCGGATCGCTGCGGGAGATCCATTGATGTGGCGACAGATCGTCGAAGCCAACGCGCCGGCGGTCTTGGCTCAGTTGCAGCAATACGAATCGGCGATCGGCCAGTTCCGCGGCGCGATCGCTAGCCAGGATTGGACTGGAATCGAAAAGCTGTTTGCCGACGCGCAAACCGCAAAACAAACGATCGATGCCGCGACGTGTGGCCCCGAAGACGACTCAGAATAACAACGTCTTCTGATGGGGCGGATCGCCGTCCCGGTTCTCCAGTTCGCGGCGGACCTCGCGCAAGCCGTAGGCGCACATCTCAAACTGCTCGCTCAATCGACGCAGCAGATCGCACGGCGGGCGATCGTCGCCCCCTTCGATGGAGCTTGCGATCGCGTAGGCTCGCTTGCCTTGTTGGCAATAATCGACGAAGTGATCGGCGTGGTCGCGCGACTTCATCTGCCGCAGGCTCTCGGGATACATCCCGCTCCAGAACAGCGTGAAATCGCCGACATGGCGGTGGACTTCGCGGCGAGCGACGCCGATTCGCTTGTCCGCTTCGATCAGCATCTCGACAACTTCGGTTGCCGGTCTGCCGGTCGCTCGGCGAACCGTATGCAGCATATCGGTGCGAACGAACCGAATCAGCAGGCTGTTGATGTAGTCGACTAATTGGACATCGACCACGCCCAATTGACCATGAAAGATCGATTCGGAAACCCCAGAAAAGAATCGTTGCAGTAGCGTACTTGGCGCTGAATCACGTTTCTCTGTCATCGGTTGTCTTCCTCCTGTTGCAAGGAAGAGGAAATGAATCCTCTACCTTTCAACCTAATTACGCCCCAATCGCCAGGTCAAGAGAGAAATCGAATCGGCAAAAAAATTGCGGTTGCCGTAATCCGGCCCTTTGGGGCAGCGATCGCATTGGCAAATCCAGCGTGCCGGAGTTGCCAAGGGTTGGCGAAAAGGCAGGGCCTCATGAGGACCGAAGGTCCGGCAATTTGCATAGCCCAGGCGTAACGCCTGGGTAAACGGCAAGGCGAACAGACACAACAAGAAGGGCCAACGGCCCGCCGGTCGATCGACGTGCGACCGCGTTGCGGGCCGTGCGTGTTACGACGATCGAACCCGGTGGTGTTCGCTGTGCTCAAACCACCGGCTACCTTATTTGGTCCCATCGGGATCCGGGATCGATCGACCGTGGTCGCGATTCCACTAATCCGACGTACCGAAAAACGGGAACATCTTGCGAATCTCTTCGTTGGACGGCTGAAAACCATACTCGCAGATCTCGAAGGCTTCAGCATATTTAACCTGCTCGCCCCGTTCGGGTCCGTACCAGCGATTGAGTGCCTGGCGATACTGACGCGACTCCGCACCGGCCCGTTGATCCCAACGTTCGCGCAGCCATTCTCGACGCAACTCGGGCTGCGACGCTGGCGGCACCAGTGCCATTTTTTCGGCGTTCCCCAACGCTCCTCCCTCAAACGTTTGCGACTCCAACGCCATCAACGCGTCGAC from Rosistilla oblonga includes the following:
- a CDS encoding homoserine dehydrogenase, which codes for MEKTKVAIVGLGTVGTGVAKLLLDHGDRTARHAGRTLWLQRAVVRDASKPEYADLPEGVVTEDLDDVLNDPEIKVVAQLIGGLEPARTIMLKLLESGKDVVTANKALLAEHGPELFGRARELGQCIAFEAAVAGGIPIITNISQCLSANQILSLEGILNGTSNFLVTQMDRLGMSFDDAVAQAQELGYAEADPTMDVDGTDAAQKLAILAHLAFGAHPRWADIPRLGVDQLDPADLQYARELGYRIKLLAVARLGSEGLELHVSPTLVKAGTPLAEVQDAFNAIAVCGDAVGPVFYHGLGAGQMPTASAVVADIIDTAVGRTRLTFQTLKQFNGDEQPRVSLRPFSELPGRYYLRLHVTDSPGVLGEITGVLGRHQVSIASVIQHEPASDGTNDVVPLVIMTHSAPEGAAGRAANEIENLDCVVGKVVRLRVKVGE
- the nadB gene encoding L-aspartate oxidase, with the translated sequence MTPRYLVAFHPKRALHRFTDLLVIGGGLSGLRAANAAAANQSVLVVTKDRIQESNSNYAQGGIAGVIDETDSFENHVQDTLNAGGNLCDRSVVDTVIREAPRRIEELIAWGTRFDSHQEGSLMLGREGGHSHQRIVHALGDATGREVMRAVIQRTRERQNIQIMENAFTMDLLTHEGRCHGAALGVGTDKPTLVWAKQTILCTGGCGQIFRESTNPPVATADGIAAAYRAGVELRDMEMMQFHPTVLYIAGSSRFLITEAVRGEGAHLVDASGHRFMPEYDPRGELAPRDVVSQSIVCQMSKTQHPCVYLDLNHLDPKEVKSRFPGIAKVCQEFGLDITQDRIPVRPGAHYMIGGVSVDIEGRTSLPGLWAAGEVTSSGLHGANRLASNSLLEGLVYGAHAGEGAARAAAEMPDRYEALKIEGPATSAPVEPLDIGDIRNAMKSLMGRLCGVQRDAASLRQALDSLESYCSYALPRQFDSVEGWELQNMLLTARLMAASALAREESRGVHFRNDFPETNDEQWRRHLTVQIDRDGGRPRQTPIL
- a CDS encoding DUF1559 domain-containing protein, which produces MKTYAPTRRAFTLVELLVVIAIIGILVGLLLPAVQAAREAARRMSCSNNMKQLGLAMHNYHDTFRKFPYGYVDSGMVTRKRDCWMQRLLPFFEEGNMQDLYEQQNPEWIMDVDVTIKDRQIAALLCPSDTATPGLGANGGVRSGGAGFQGNYVMCTGDQYMYHTARGRGLIYAYSDTKFSSVTDGTSTSLMGGESIRGGGDTGGWGGAGGYWGGGRWGGYGFTAMEAPNTPVPDQHYTCKSTTYRDLPCISLIGADETRNSLRSRHPGGVQCFRIDGSTQFLSETIQLDVYRAMATIDNGEVVSDNP
- the pssA gene encoding CDP-diacylglycerol--serine O-phosphatidyltransferase, encoding MSYRPARKRRRPRMSLSFLPTMLTLGNGACGMASIAMAYNAELNWSTENKLFAAGCLIFAGMLFDAFDGWAARATKQTSEFGAQLDSLCDAITFGVAPAVLVWQYSNVLPLRVIYPIGVLFTLCTILRLARFNVETPSDDAEDHAYFEGLPSPAAAGTIATFAIATPELSAMQTSVADPRAQELAATVLASCQYLLPALAVILAYLMVSRFRYEHFVPKWLGGHWSPFQIGLALFAIMTVVVVKELALPLMFCYYAFESPIRNWMRLPESARASG
- a CDS encoding prephenate dehydrogenase, encoding MNREAQEAWRPRRIAVIGVGLLGGSVALAAKRRWPDATLVGSSRKPETRQTMLDLQVVDHAFADAIQCVADCDLIIIAAPVGHIARLLPEIADASDPNAIITDVGSTKHEIVTAAESHPAAALRFVGSHPIAGSERTGVENASVDLFQGKLSITTPTDQTDPIRHDRVKQFWQEIGCRVISMSPADHDLALASASHMPHIASAALALALPQEFAHLTGSGFRDATRIAAGDPLMWRQIVEANAPAVLAQLQQYESAIGQFRGAIASQDWTGIEKLFADAQTAKQTIDAATCGPEDDSE
- the ribA gene encoding GTP cyclohydrolase II is translated as MSSPFNSVPEAVDAIARGEIVIVLDAENRENEGDYICAAEKASIENVNFMLSGRGQLCVAVLPDVCNRLDLHPLVERNDAPLKTAFQTPVDHRNAKTGITAAERSETIQALIQPHSHAEDFVRPGHVYPLLAKEGGVLRRAGHTEAAVDLARMAGLEPAGALCEVLNESGDRATRDDLLALAKKHNLKIITIEELIAHRRVNEKLVSRNAQADLPTSFGDFKIIVYDVQFEDQEPIALVYGDLASQDGPPPLVRMHSSCFTGDLVDSLRCDCGDQLKMALKVISSEGRGALVYLPQEGRGIGLAQKIRAYALQDQGLDTVEANHALGFKADMRDYGIGLQILKDLGLREVRLLTNNPKKTEAFNLRGFDLQVVDQVPIISESNVHNARYLQTKRDKMGHQLPSDPVESAE
- a CDS encoding class I SAM-dependent methyltransferase; this translates as MEIDVAPAEDEKTQQAAPSRSGSKVKAERAQLYKQLAPAYEVLFPLVIRNHIRTSIQSLNIPEGAKVLEVGIGTGISMPVYPQHAKITGIDLSEPMLEVAQKRIQREGWDHFDLRAMNAEQLDFPDESFDFVTAFHVVTVVSKPQKMMAEITRVLKPGGRLLVINHFRSRRKWIANMVDRADSVTRHLGWRTNLECQSIVENLPLEVEHRYKSSPFSLFTIVKAKRC